Proteins from one Pantoea cypripedii genomic window:
- a CDS encoding amino acid ABC transporter ATP-binding protein has translation MLRIENVEKWYGPNKVLNNVSEVVDKGEVVVVCGPSGSGKSTLIRTINRLEDIQQGRILVNGVDSRAQNTDLNQFRSNIGFVFQQFNLFANLTVLQNVTLAQRRVRRSSKREADEVSVALLEKVGLAAKLHAYPHQLSGGQQQRVAIARTLAMKPPVMLFDEPTSALDPEMVGEVLQVMKQLGKEGMTMVCVTHEMGFAREVADRVIFMDRGEILERAKPEDFFHHPQHPRAQKFVADIRH, from the coding sequence ATGTTAAGAATTGAAAACGTTGAGAAATGGTATGGACCCAATAAAGTCCTCAACAACGTCAGCGAAGTGGTCGATAAAGGCGAAGTCGTGGTGGTATGCGGACCATCAGGGTCAGGAAAATCGACCCTGATCCGTACCATCAACCGCCTGGAAGACATTCAGCAAGGACGGATTCTGGTCAACGGCGTAGACAGCCGTGCGCAAAATACTGACCTGAACCAGTTCCGCAGCAATATCGGTTTCGTTTTTCAGCAGTTCAATTTATTTGCCAACCTCACCGTGTTGCAAAACGTCACGCTGGCGCAGCGCCGGGTGCGCAGGAGCAGCAAACGCGAAGCGGACGAGGTTTCAGTGGCGCTACTGGAGAAGGTAGGGCTGGCGGCGAAACTGCACGCTTATCCCCATCAGCTCTCGGGCGGGCAGCAGCAACGCGTGGCCATCGCCCGCACCCTGGCGATGAAGCCTCCGGTCATGCTGTTCGATGAGCCGACCAGTGCACTCGATCCGGAAATGGTGGGTGAAGTCCTGCAGGTCATGAAGCAACTCGGAAAAGAAGGTATGACCATGGTGTGTGTCACCCACGAAATGGGGTTCGCCAGGGAAGTGGCCGACCGGGTGATATTTATGGATCGCGGTGAAATCCTTGAACGCGCTAAGCCAGAAGATTTTTTCCATCATCCCCAACATCCGCGCGCACAAAAATTCGTCGCCGATATTCGCCACTGA
- a CDS encoding transporter substrate-binding domain-containing protein: protein MAKYAISCTRQRKTISAVVLTSSILGLFGVSGTASANQLADIKAHGEMVCGTLSTTEPMGFTDAKTRKVVGFDVDVCQALADQLGVKMVQKTLSVEARIPELQIGRVDILSAALGYTAERAKQIDFTSSHFQVPLKVLVPVSDGDKSLADLDDKRVGMTSGSTSEYWLRKSFPKISVVTYHDSPSAFLALQQRKISGQAFAQTSGIRYVQAGKGKYAFINQPIGWEPNALGIRKGEPEFLAAVNAALEKMEQEGKLDAIWNKWLGKGTVYNIEREHKLEPIEQVKLSTE, encoded by the coding sequence GTGGCTAAATATGCAATCAGCTGTACCCGGCAAAGAAAAACCATCAGCGCTGTCGTTCTGACCAGCTCAATTCTCGGGCTGTTTGGCGTGAGTGGCACTGCATCCGCTAATCAACTTGCGGACATCAAAGCACATGGCGAGATGGTGTGCGGCACACTCTCCACCACCGAGCCGATGGGTTTTACCGATGCTAAAACCCGTAAAGTTGTTGGATTCGATGTGGATGTCTGTCAGGCATTGGCCGATCAACTCGGCGTGAAGATGGTGCAAAAAACCCTGTCAGTAGAAGCACGTATTCCTGAATTGCAGATTGGCCGGGTTGATATTCTTTCTGCTGCGCTCGGTTACACCGCTGAGAGGGCAAAGCAGATTGATTTCACTTCGTCACATTTCCAGGTGCCACTGAAAGTCCTGGTTCCGGTTAGCGATGGCGATAAATCGCTGGCGGATTTGGACGACAAGCGCGTCGGCATGACCTCCGGATCCACATCCGAATATTGGTTGCGCAAATCTTTCCCGAAAATCAGCGTCGTCACCTATCACGATTCCCCGTCGGCTTTTCTGGCTCTGCAACAGCGGAAAATCAGCGGTCAGGCATTCGCGCAAACGTCAGGCATACGTTATGTGCAGGCGGGTAAAGGTAAATATGCCTTTATTAACCAGCCGATTGGCTGGGAACCCAATGCGCTGGGCATAAGAAAAGGCGAGCCTGAATTTCTGGCGGCCGTTAACGCCGCCCTGGAAAAAATGGAACAGGAAGGCAAACTTGATGCCATCTGGAATAAATGGCTGGGTAAGGGAACCGTTTATAATATTGAGCGGGAGCACAAGTTAGAACCGATTGAACAAGTCAAACTCAGTACCGAATAA
- a CDS encoding amino acid ABC transporter permease, producing the protein MVSFDPMSLLHGAYLQWLITGLETTLSLFVLCLFSSFILALFLTAMRISGITPLRWFVAIYVEYHRNVPVLVQLLLWYFGLSAILPDMLSQWVNAHGSEFFFAYVALTLNTAAFMSEDLRSGLRSIASGQMEACRALGLTFAQAMRDVILPQSIRVSVPPLINQSLALYKATSLAMAISVAELTYAAKQIENETFKTFEAFAIVSVIYLLGSLLIVGIGFAYDRFIYHAGSR; encoded by the coding sequence ATGGTAAGTTTTGATCCTATGTCATTACTGCATGGTGCCTATTTGCAGTGGTTGATAACGGGGCTGGAAACGACGCTAAGTCTTTTTGTGTTGTGTCTGTTTTCCAGTTTTATTCTGGCATTATTTCTGACTGCAATGCGTATTTCAGGGATTACTCCTTTGCGGTGGTTTGTCGCTATTTATGTCGAATATCACCGTAATGTCCCGGTATTGGTTCAGTTGCTGCTGTGGTATTTCGGCTTATCGGCCATTTTACCCGATATGTTGTCGCAATGGGTCAATGCGCACGGCAGCGAATTCTTTTTTGCCTATGTGGCGTTGACGCTGAATACTGCAGCATTTATGTCCGAAGATCTCCGCAGTGGCTTACGTTCCATTGCCAGTGGCCAGATGGAAGCCTGTCGGGCGCTGGGGCTCACCTTCGCCCAGGCCATGCGGGATGTGATTTTACCGCAGTCGATTCGCGTCTCTGTCCCACCCTTAATTAATCAGTCACTGGCGTTGTATAAAGCCACCAGTCTGGCAATGGCCATCAGCGTTGCCGAGCTGACGTATGCGGCCAAACAGATTGAAAATGAGACTTTCAAAACCTTTGAGGCCTTTGCCATTGTCTCGGTGATTTATCTGCTGGGTTCGCTGCTGATCGTCGGCATCGGCTTTGCTTACGACCGCTTTATTTACCACGCCGGGAGCCGATAA
- a CDS encoding amino acid ABC transporter permease yields the protein MLSIVENYRDLILVGAYPDGPLGGLALTLLIAAAGLICAFPLAILIGIARTSKHKIIYVPVTFFSSVIRGLPVLMLVFWSYFAVPLISGHAISGVKTLTVALIIYEMAFLGEVVRAGINAIPKGQTEAARTLGISYTRTMFEIILPQALFNMIPSILNQFINLIKNTSLGYVIGVAELTYSAYQINTLELTKPLQVFGVLAIIYFIICFSLTRLVGKLESVLRKKH from the coding sequence ATGCTTTCAATCGTGGAGAACTATCGCGACCTGATTCTGGTTGGCGCTTATCCAGACGGCCCGCTGGGGGGATTAGCGCTGACATTGCTGATTGCGGCCGCCGGTTTGATCTGCGCATTCCCGTTGGCGATATTGATCGGCATTGCCCGTACCAGCAAACATAAAATCATCTATGTTCCGGTCACATTCTTTTCCAGCGTCATTCGTGGCCTGCCAGTATTGATGTTGGTTTTCTGGTCTTATTTTGCTGTGCCCTTAATATCCGGCCATGCTATTTCTGGCGTCAAGACGCTGACGGTGGCGCTGATTATCTACGAAATGGCTTTTTTAGGTGAGGTTGTCAGGGCAGGCATCAATGCTATTCCAAAAGGGCAAACTGAAGCGGCGCGCACCCTGGGGATTAGTTATACCCGAACGATGTTTGAAATTATTCTGCCGCAGGCATTATTCAACATGATCCCCAGTATTCTGAATCAGTTTATCAACCTGATTAAAAATACCTCGCTGGGTTATGTCATTGGTGTCGCCGAATTAACCTACTCTGCTTACCAGATCAATACGCTGGAATTAACTAAGCCGTTGCAGGTATTTGGCGTGCTGGCAATTATCTATTTCATTATCTGTTTTTCGCTGACGCGGCTGGTTGGAAAACTGGAAAGCGTTCTCAGGAAAAAACATTAA